From Dermacentor silvarum isolate Dsil-2018 unplaced genomic scaffold, BIME_Dsil_1.4 Seq793, whole genome shotgun sequence, a single genomic window includes:
- the LOC119435571 gene encoding tubulin beta chain isoform X2 produces MREIVHIQAGQCGNQIGAKFWEVISDEHGIDPTGTYHGDSDLQLERINVYYNEASGKYVPRAILVDLEPGTMDSVRSGPFGQLFRPDNFVFGQSGAGNNWAKGHYTEGAELVDSVLDVVRKEAESCDCLQGFQLTHSLGGGTGSGMGTLLISKIREEYPDRIMNTFSVVPSPKVSDTVVEPYNATLSVHQLVENTDETYCIDNEALYDICFRTLKLTTPTYGDLNHLVSATMSGVTTCLRFPGQLNADLRKLAVNMVPFPRLHFFMPGFAPLTSRGSQQYRALTVPELTQQMFDAKNMMAACDPRHGRYLTVAAVFRGRMSMREVDEQMLNVQNKNSSYFVEWIPNNVKTAVCDIPPRGLKMSATFIGNSTAIQELFKRISEQFTAMFRRKAFLHWYTGEGMDEMEFTEAESNMNDLVSEYQQYQEATADEEGEFEDEEEVQAEA; encoded by the exons ATGCGTGAGATAGTCCACATTCAGGCCGGGCAGTGCGGAAATCAGATCGGAGCGAAG TTCTGGGAGGTTATCTCGGACGAACATGGCATTGACCCCACCGGAACTTACCATGGGGACTCGGACCTTCAGTTAGAACGGATCAATGTGTACTACAATGAAGCCTCTG GTAAATACGTGCCTCGTGCCATTCTTGTGGACTTGGAGCCTGGCACCATGGACTCTGTGCGGTCTGGGCCTTTCGGACAACTCTTCCGGCCAGACAACTTTGTGTTCG GCCAGAGTGGTGCTGGCAACAACTGGGCAAAGGGTCACTACACTGAAGGCGCCGAATTGGTGGACTCGGTTCTTGATGTTGTTCGCAAGGAAGCAGAAAGCTGCGACTGTCTGCAAGGATTCCAGCTTACCCATTCTCTCGGTGGAGGTACTGGGTCTGGCATGGGCACACTTCTTATCTCTAAAATTCGTGAGGAGTACCCTGACCGCATCATGAACACATTCAGTGTTGTCCCCTCGCCTAAG GTTTCAGACACTGTTGTTGAGCCCTACAATGCCACCCTTTCTGTGCACCAGCTGGTAGAAAACACTGATGAAACTTACTGCATTGACAACGAGGCTCTCTATGACATTTGCTTCAGAACCCTCAAGCTCACCACTCCTACATACGGCGATCTCAACCACCTAGTTTCGGCAACAATGTCTGGTGTCACAACTTGTCTGAG GTTCCCTGGCCAACTGAATGCCGACCTGCGTAAACTGGCTGTCAACATGGTTCCCTTCCCACGTCTCCACTTCTTCATGCCTGGCTTTGCCCCACTGACTTCACGTGGCAGCCAACAGTACAGAGCACTGACTGTGCCGGAACTGACACAGCAGATGTTTGATGCAAAGAACATGATGGCTGCCTGTGATCCGCGCCACGGCCGCTACCTCACAGTTGCTGCTGTTTTCAGGGGCCGAATGAGTATGCGAGAAGTTGACGAGCAGATGCTCAACGTGCAGAACAAGAACTCTAGCTACTTCGTAGAGTGGATCCCAAACAATGTCAAGACTGCAGTGTGCGACATTCCACCCCGTGGTCTCAAGATGTCTGCAACATTCATTGGCAACAGCACTGCCATCCAGGAGCTGTTTAAGAGAATCTCTGAACAATTCACGG CCATGTTCAGGCGCAAGGCCTTCCTTCATTGGTACACTGGGGAAGGTATGGATGAGATGGAATTCACAGAGGCAGAGTCGAATATGAATGACCTGGTGTCTGAGTACCAGCAGTACCAGGAAGCCACAGCTGATGAGGAAGGAGAGTTTGAAGATGAAGAGGAGGTCCAAGCAGAGGCATAA
- the LOC119435571 gene encoding tubulin beta chain isoform X1 yields the protein MREIVHIQAGQCGNQIGAKFWEVISDEHGIDPTGTYHGDSDLQLERINVYYNEASGGKYVPRAILVDLEPGTMDSVRSGPFGQLFRPDNFVFGQSGAGNNWAKGHYTEGAELVDSVLDVVRKEAESCDCLQGFQLTHSLGGGTGSGMGTLLISKIREEYPDRIMNTFSVVPSPKVSDTVVEPYNATLSVHQLVENTDETYCIDNEALYDICFRTLKLTTPTYGDLNHLVSATMSGVTTCLRFPGQLNADLRKLAVNMVPFPRLHFFMPGFAPLTSRGSQQYRALTVPELTQQMFDAKNMMAACDPRHGRYLTVAAVFRGRMSMREVDEQMLNVQNKNSSYFVEWIPNNVKTAVCDIPPRGLKMSATFIGNSTAIQELFKRISEQFTAMFRRKAFLHWYTGEGMDEMEFTEAESNMNDLVSEYQQYQEATADEEGEFEDEEEVQAEA from the exons ATGCGTGAGATAGTCCACATTCAGGCCGGGCAGTGCGGAAATCAGATCGGAGCGAAG TTCTGGGAGGTTATCTCGGACGAACATGGCATTGACCCCACCGGAACTTACCATGGGGACTCGGACCTTCAGTTAGAACGGATCAATGTGTACTACAATGAAGCCTCTG GAGGTAAATACGTGCCTCGTGCCATTCTTGTGGACTTGGAGCCTGGCACCATGGACTCTGTGCGGTCTGGGCCTTTCGGACAACTCTTCCGGCCAGACAACTTTGTGTTCG GCCAGAGTGGTGCTGGCAACAACTGGGCAAAGGGTCACTACACTGAAGGCGCCGAATTGGTGGACTCGGTTCTTGATGTTGTTCGCAAGGAAGCAGAAAGCTGCGACTGTCTGCAAGGATTCCAGCTTACCCATTCTCTCGGTGGAGGTACTGGGTCTGGCATGGGCACACTTCTTATCTCTAAAATTCGTGAGGAGTACCCTGACCGCATCATGAACACATTCAGTGTTGTCCCCTCGCCTAAG GTTTCAGACACTGTTGTTGAGCCCTACAATGCCACCCTTTCTGTGCACCAGCTGGTAGAAAACACTGATGAAACTTACTGCATTGACAACGAGGCTCTCTATGACATTTGCTTCAGAACCCTCAAGCTCACCACTCCTACATACGGCGATCTCAACCACCTAGTTTCGGCAACAATGTCTGGTGTCACAACTTGTCTGAG GTTCCCTGGCCAACTGAATGCCGACCTGCGTAAACTGGCTGTCAACATGGTTCCCTTCCCACGTCTCCACTTCTTCATGCCTGGCTTTGCCCCACTGACTTCACGTGGCAGCCAACAGTACAGAGCACTGACTGTGCCGGAACTGACACAGCAGATGTTTGATGCAAAGAACATGATGGCTGCCTGTGATCCGCGCCACGGCCGCTACCTCACAGTTGCTGCTGTTTTCAGGGGCCGAATGAGTATGCGAGAAGTTGACGAGCAGATGCTCAACGTGCAGAACAAGAACTCTAGCTACTTCGTAGAGTGGATCCCAAACAATGTCAAGACTGCAGTGTGCGACATTCCACCCCGTGGTCTCAAGATGTCTGCAACATTCATTGGCAACAGCACTGCCATCCAGGAGCTGTTTAAGAGAATCTCTGAACAATTCACGG CCATGTTCAGGCGCAAGGCCTTCCTTCATTGGTACACTGGGGAAGGTATGGATGAGATGGAATTCACAGAGGCAGAGTCGAATATGAATGACCTGGTGTCTGAGTACCAGCAGTACCAGGAAGCCACAGCTGATGAGGAAGGAGAGTTTGAAGATGAAGAGGAGGTCCAAGCAGAGGCATAA